In the Arachis stenosperma cultivar V10309 chromosome 8, arast.V10309.gnm1.PFL2, whole genome shotgun sequence genome, GGTTCAAGCCATTGTCAGAAGAGATCATGAGCAACCGAATACTGTACATTTGCAATGAAGAAGGACTCAATCTTGATGCTAAGGTGGGGAACCTAAGTAGTCTCATTGTGATAGATTTCGTAGAGTTTATGTTGAAATTTATTGAAGTACTTTATGTGCATTTGCTTCCATAGGCTCTTTCAACCTTGAGTTCTATCTCTCAAGGAGATCTTCGTCGGGCTATCACATACTTGCAGGTGAGAGATGTTCCCCTATTATTATAGCTTGTGTTTACTCTTTAGTCATGTAAGTTTTTCTCTTCCCATTTTCTTCAAtcaattaaaacatttttcacttattttaattattttccataatgtttgtttttattctaatttttattcattatttgTTTAATGGAACCAGTTTCTCAGAATAAGTTGTGTATGTATACATCTCTATATCTTAATTTGTTATGGTTCAATCTTGACACTACCACTGACTTGTAACCATCAAATTATTCATGAATTTAATAGATAACTATTATTAAAtaagattattatttttggtaaTTTACAATGAAAGATCATTTTAAACATGGGTATGTttgtttttatataataataacttATAATCCTCAATAAGAGGATTTAGTGGTAAGATATAATAAGGAGAGTCCAAAAGACTGCAAGTACCAGGCTGATAATAGAGGAGAGTTTTATGAGCATTTCTTTGAAGCCATGTTCATCTGTTGAACACTAATTTTCAAAGGAGTCTCCAATTGGTTCCTTGTAGGTTTCTCTTCCACTTTTTTCTTCCCCCTGCTTCAACAAATTTTGTTGAATAAAATGGAATTCTCTTATGCAATGTAGCTGTACAGAAATGTTGCTATGATAATTTGTTTCTCAGATCAAGGCTGTCTTGAAAGTAGATGTGTTGTTTGTTCTAAGATTTTACATTCTTTTTCCTGCTTTCTTGTGATGATCAATCTCTGAAACGTTAATGACCATGATTGAGTAAATAGCATCTATTTCTCAAATAACCCATTATTAATTTTGCAGTCAGCGGCTCGATTATTCGGATCTTCCATTTCTTCAGAGGACCTGATTTCAGTATCTGGGGTATGTTGTGGCAGAGGCCCTAATTTCATTTGGCTTGTTCTGTCTCTGTATACAAAGAAAATATAGATATTAATTTGAAGTTGTCTACATGTATTATTTCGTATAGTATATGGAAGCTTGATCATGCACCTTGATATTTAATATTGTCATAATTATTTGCCGAAGGGCAAGGGATTTGATCCTTTTAGCaaatgatttccttgctcttttTATAGCATGGATAAAATGAATAGGATTATGACTTGATATTGATATCAAACATCTCTGAAATTGCAATTCATGCCATTTTTTTGAAACATAGGTTATCTACGTCTATTGCTTGAAGTGCCTTCCtgtgtatatatattttgttgtgTTTACTATTCTATAGGAGtaactaattttcaaatttcaacATGATGTTTGTGTTATTTCTAAAATTCCAATCTATCAGGTTGTTCCAGCAGAGGTAGTGGAGGCAATTctgaaagcatgcaaaagtggaaattttgattcagcCAACAAGGAAGTAAACAATTTCATTGCAGAGGGATATCCAGCCTCTCAGATACTAACTCAGGTCTTGTTTCTGCCAGTTTATTTTGACAACTCTTTTGTCAATAACTCTAATTACTGTTAACTATTCCAGTAAATCCTAACTCGacgaatcaatttgattctcaGTTATTTGAGGCCATTCTTGAAGATGACATATCAGATGAACAGAAAGCAAGAATCGCCAAGAAGCTGGGAGAAGCAGATAAGGTTACTTACAAAATTACCTTTTGCTTTCAGAAATTATACACTAATACCACATAATATTTTTCTGTTACCTTTGTAAGAACTTCAAAATTTTACTCAGATGCATCATTGTTATTGTGTGATACTTACGATTCCTCACTAGTTGCTCGTGGAATTGCAGTGTCTGGTTGATGGTGCTGATGAATACTTGCAGCTTCTTGACACAGTCAGCACTACAATGCAAGCTTTTTGTAACGTGCCGGAAGGATTTGCTTATGGGAGTTAGATATATGATAGATAGCTGGTTAAATCTAGAAGGGTCAATTAGAGGATCTATATTATGAAACTAAACTAGATTTGGACTCGGTTTTTTACTTGTTTTGAATAGTTCATTCCTAACATTTATTATATGATATCCCTTGTGTACAAAATTAAGGCTACAGCTGGTGAAATTAATGATTGCAATGCAGTATCTTGAATCATACAAATGGTTTATTAAACAACTAGCATAATAGGAAGAGATGAATAAGTGTACTACAAGTCTACAACACTTTTAAATTCTAATCAATTGAACGGACTCAACATAGTATTAGTGGGCACGCCTAAGATTA is a window encoding:
- the LOC130946519 gene encoding replication factor C subunit 2 gives rise to the protein MAPIMQSSQPWVEKYRPKQVKDVAHQDEVVRVLTNTLETGSCPHMLFYGPPGTGKTTTALAIAHQLFGPELYKSRVLELNASDDRGINVVRTKIKDFAAVAVGTNQRKGGYPCPPYKIIVLDEADSMTEDAQNALRRTMETYSKVTRFFFICNYISRIIEPLASRCAKFRFKPLSEEIMSNRILYICNEEGLNLDAKALSTLSSISQGDLRRAITYLQSAARLFGSSISSEDLISVSGVVPAEVVEAILKACKSGNFDSANKEVNNFIAEGYPASQILTQLFEAILEDDISDEQKARIAKKLGEADKCLVDGADEYLQLLDTVSTTMQAFCNVPEGFAYGS